A region from the Cryptosporangium arvum DSM 44712 genome encodes:
- a CDS encoding FHA domain-containing protein: MTTGNTDEKPDDRALAPVAGSGLLARYGDLVLLYAAPEGDDDRTAEVLDAIASAAGGDGRRLGRRLASLLLTAGNQDLDFPPLAAFGPVGDGVAVIVHGAAQVSIVTDDGEIVLDGRDALTWVDRMIPAPARVIRGALDTLGGGSHDPWARLDAGVVRAGGFVFGVPSAIAAAPSPAGRPAAPLAPVRSLSAVPSRPEADALPTPDDLGSVRATSPADAHHDAAPADAYRGTPAETPTPADPYRDPSSAPADRFGDPSSTPADRFDDPSSAPADVPRAVPAPSTEATRESFRAEPAPDEDSQNESRAVPPPTEVVRRVPTSPSITSVPSEVEDDDVPQSTEAYNPFADDSAARPLPVELPSAEPADEAGPRGAASVQRGGHDAPAAFSAPAAPSYDEPPRMPAYDDASRVPTFDDPPRVPTFDDPASFDSPMPPAPPGPPPTPFGDSAPPPPPPFGEPSPLPPPPPGGFGGYDSPVSAPPGGFDGGSSPDSPVHTPTGPSPVLPDQPLADQAVQPSSAPPAASGGGYDPAAPFEAVLLIGDQAEVEDRSQTSGPLPPADVQPPPGPVPADGAEEADARPIVLGIYCKNDHFNDPRVPYCAVCGISMAQLTHVSRTGPRPPLGLLVLDDGATFRLDTDYVVGREPERDEAVLQGRARALRIDDPKGVVSRIHARIELDGWDVNVVDLASANGTHIAPPNSESWTRLEAHRKVTLTPGTRVVFGRRGFRYESHRNP; this comes from the coding sequence GTGACGACAGGTAACACCGACGAGAAACCGGACGATCGCGCGCTCGCGCCGGTCGCCGGCTCGGGCCTGCTCGCCCGCTACGGCGACCTGGTCCTGCTCTACGCGGCACCGGAGGGCGACGACGACCGGACGGCCGAGGTGCTGGACGCGATCGCGTCGGCCGCGGGCGGCGACGGACGGCGCCTCGGGCGACGCCTGGCCAGCCTGCTGCTCACCGCGGGCAACCAGGACCTCGACTTCCCGCCGCTCGCCGCGTTCGGGCCGGTCGGCGACGGAGTCGCGGTGATCGTGCACGGCGCGGCCCAGGTCTCGATCGTCACCGACGACGGCGAGATCGTGCTGGACGGCCGAGACGCTCTGACCTGGGTCGACCGGATGATTCCGGCACCGGCCCGGGTGATCCGCGGTGCGCTCGACACGCTCGGCGGCGGGTCGCACGACCCGTGGGCGCGGCTCGACGCCGGTGTGGTGCGTGCGGGTGGCTTCGTGTTCGGGGTGCCGTCCGCGATCGCGGCCGCGCCCTCGCCCGCGGGTCGACCGGCTGCGCCGCTGGCTCCCGTGCGCTCGCTCAGTGCCGTGCCGTCCCGCCCCGAGGCGGACGCCCTCCCCACGCCGGACGATCTCGGCTCCGTCCGCGCCACGTCACCGGCCGACGCCCACCACGACGCGGCCCCGGCCGACGCCTACCGCGGCACCCCGGCCGAAACCCCCACGCCTGCCGACCCGTACCGCGACCCGTCCTCGGCTCCGGCCGACCGGTTCGGCGACCCGTCCTCGACCCCGGCCGACCGGTTCGACGACCCGTCCTCGGCTCCGGCCGACGTGCCCCGCGCGGTACCGGCCCCGTCCACCGAGGCCACGCGCGAATCGTTCCGCGCCGAGCCGGCCCCGGACGAGGACTCCCAGAACGAGTCGCGGGCGGTGCCGCCGCCCACCGAGGTGGTCCGGCGGGTTCCCACGTCACCCTCGATCACCTCGGTGCCGTCCGAGGTCGAGGACGACGACGTCCCGCAGAGCACCGAGGCGTACAACCCGTTCGCCGACGACTCGGCCGCCCGTCCGCTGCCGGTCGAGCTGCCCTCGGCGGAGCCCGCCGACGAGGCCGGCCCGCGCGGAGCGGCCTCCGTCCAGCGCGGTGGCCACGACGCACCGGCGGCCTTCTCGGCTCCGGCCGCGCCGTCGTACGACGAGCCGCCCCGCATGCCCGCGTACGACGACGCATCTCGCGTGCCCACGTTCGACGACCCGCCGCGCGTGCCGACGTTCGACGACCCGGCGTCGTTCGACAGCCCGATGCCCCCGGCACCTCCCGGCCCGCCGCCGACCCCGTTCGGCGACTCGGCACCGCCGCCGCCTCCGCCGTTCGGAGAGCCCTCACCCCTGCCCCCGCCACCCCCCGGCGGCTTCGGCGGGTACGACAGCCCGGTCTCCGCGCCGCCCGGCGGGTTCGACGGCGGCTCGTCGCCGGACAGTCCGGTGCACACACCGACCGGCCCGTCGCCGGTGCTGCCCGATCAGCCGCTGGCCGACCAGGCCGTGCAGCCCTCGTCGGCCCCACCGGCCGCGAGCGGCGGCGGTTACGACCCGGCCGCTCCGTTCGAGGCCGTGCTGCTCATCGGCGACCAGGCGGAGGTGGAGGACCGGTCGCAGACGTCCGGGCCGCTGCCTCCGGCCGACGTGCAGCCGCCGCCCGGCCCGGTTCCCGCGGACGGGGCCGAGGAAGCCGACGCCCGCCCGATCGTGCTCGGCATCTACTGCAAGAACGATCACTTCAACGACCCGCGTGTGCCGTACTGCGCGGTCTGCGGCATCTCGATGGCGCAGCTCACGCACGTGTCACGGACCGGCCCCCGGCCTCCGCTGGGGCTGCTGGTGCTCGACGACGGCGCGACGTTCCGGCTCGACACCGACTACGTGGTCGGGCGCGAGCCGGAGCGGGACGAGGCCGTGCTGCAGGGGCGGGCGCGTGCGCTGCGCATCGACGACCCGAAGGGCGTCGTCTCACGCATCCACGCCCGGATCGAGCTGGACGGCTGGGACGTGAACGTGGTCGACCTCGCGTCGGCGAACGGCACGCACATCGCCCCGCCGAACAGCGAGTCCTGGACGCGCCTGGAGGCCCACCGCAAGGTGACGCTCACCCCAGGCACCCGAGTGGTGTTCGGACGCCGGGGCTTCCGCTACGAATCGCACCGCAACCCGTAG